A stretch of Procambarus clarkii isolate CNS0578487 chromosome 80, FALCON_Pclarkii_2.0, whole genome shotgun sequence DNA encodes these proteins:
- the LOC123746400 gene encoding uncharacterized protein, producing the protein MKQSRMMVFALLVVVVSGSVYTLFTIVTCSYPFKVPLYQRDDPVPTRRALAKRILGVERKLKVLAGKVGMVDSTWVLELLSIAAELDPRISAEDSVEYQVNSTLISESSEGSTTTVPKKRHVCPEVYRGRQVDYQLQSNFMQLACDYVPDFKDVLSVIISTKRWEYDRIRFVVENMRKHYDVNIYILTYNTSVPQSLNIDSTYIKVFTAGQSESYAINEVVTTINTPFTLLANSLTHFSGQWSLERLVRVLDELETANVASGAYRTLNGHWNHGCLQQRMENYQLVYTRGYEHSKHECMFCDDVLGPFVVRTDFLKRVPLTESLEGIAVFHDWFLNVRLMGSLVVACPDVMFFVDTEPHMVRDEWLKIAKKWSLQYIQPFEGNTLEFSCEEAEITCNNIFKAVSSFLLPPCCRMKLRHELGYVEDCARELGVYCELQAGSLLGAVKADGVLPWDLDIDVTTDCKDEHLWFTKGMECMRRKNCRSVHVKGDYWTSTCEISTIDISCRYNVSIILPAEYRDIPTQIDVDGKFSTVKPNPGLAARNYYGYEYLKHAVHWRYSSNASSPNDDSSAQAPGTWGVCKEPGFHSCLDHFPVDGNLIFKRLNCQLN; encoded by the exons TGCCCCTGTACCAGAGAGATGACCCTGTGCCTACAAGGAGAGCCCTCGCCAAACGTATCTTGGGAGTCGAGAGGAAGTTAAAGGTTCTAGCAG GTAAAGTGGGAATGGTTGACAGTACGTGGGTCCTGGAACTTCTTTCCATAGCTGCGGAACTTGACCCGCGAATATCTGCAGAAGATAGTGTCGAGTATCAGGTCAACTCGACTCTGATATCAGAGTCTTCAGAAGGATCGACTACAACCGTGCCAAAGAAACGTCACGTTTGTCCTGAAGTATACAGAGGCAGACAAGTTGATTACCAGCTTCAGAGTAATTTTATGCAACTGGCCTGTGACTATGTCCCAGATTTTAAAGATGTTTTATCTGTCATTATTTCAACAAAGAGATGGGAGTATGATAGAATAAGATTTGTCGTAGAAAATATGAGAAAACACTATgatgtaaatatttatatattgacTTACAACACTAGTGTAcctcaatctttaaatattgaCAGTACATATATTAAGGTGTTCACTGCTGGTCAGTCCGAGTCATATGCCATAAATGAAGTGGTTACCACCATAAACACACCTTTTACTCTATTAGCAAACTCTCTAACTCATTTTTCAGGACAGTGGTCACTAGAACGTCTTGTGAGAGTTTTGGACGAGCTTGAGACAGCAAATGTTGCATCAGGCGCATATAGGACCCTAAATGGCCACTGGAATCATGGATGTTTGCAACAAAGAATGGAAAATTACCAGCTTGTTTATACCCGTGGTTACGAGCACTCAAAACACGAATGTATGTTTTGTGATGATGTTCTTGGGCCATTTGTGGTCAGAACAGATTTTTTGAAAAGGGTTCCTCTGACAGAGAGCTTGGAAGGCATTGCTGTATTTCATGACTGGTTTCTTAATGTACGCCTTATGGGCAGTCTGGTAGTAGCCTGTCCAGATGTTATGTTTTTTGTTGATACAGAACCACATATGGTACGTGATGAATGGTTGAAAATTGCCAAAAAGTGGTCCTTACAGTATATTCAGCCTTTTGAAGGCAATACACTGGAGTTTTCTTGTGAGGAAGCTGAAATAACTTGTAATAATATATTCAAAGCTGTATCTTCTTTCCTTTTGCCACCGTGCTGTAGAATGAAATTACGTCACGAACTTGGGTATGTTGAAGACTGTGCAAGAGAGCTTGGGGTCTACTGTGAACTTCAGGCTGGAAGTTTGTTAGGTGCTGTTAAAGCTGACGGAGTATTGCCTTGGGACTTGGACATTGATGTTACGACTGACTGTAAAGATGAACATCTCTGGTTTACTAAAGGTATGGAGTGTATGAGAAGGAAAAATTGTAGATCAGTTCATGTGAAAGGTGATTATTGGACATCAACGTGTGAGATTTCTACAATTGATATTTCATGTCGCTACAATGTCAGCATTATTTTGCCTGCAGAATATCGTGATATTCCAACTCAGATTGATGTTGATGGAAAATTTAGTACCGTGAAGCCAAATCCAGGACTGGCTGCAAGAAACTATTATGGTTATGAGTACCTAAAACATGCAGTTCATTGGCGCTACTCTAGTAATGCCTCATCGCCTAATGATGATAGTTCAGCACAGGCACCAGGAACGTGGGGTGTTTGCAAGGAGCCAGGATTTCACTCTTGCCTTGATCACTTTCCTGTTGATGGAAACTTAATATTTAAGAGACTTAACTGCCAACTTaattag